The Spiroplasma clarkii genome has a window encoding:
- a CDS encoding glycoside hydrolase family 1 protein → MKKYKFTKEFLLGGAVAAHQFEGGWDQDGKGLSIADLRRYNPNLNRKDINTERAMTKAKLAEALNPPKDLVFPKRHGIDFYNNWKQDINMFGEMKMKIFRTSISWPRIFPNGDETKPNEAGLEFYDKVFKECKEQGIEPLVTLSHYETPYHLVEKYGGWKSKELINFFTNFAEVVFKRYKNLVKYWMPFNEINAAIYSVWAGAGLKDDEENIETKSYQAMHNLFVANALANKIGKSINQDFKIGCMIAGMMTYPFDCKPENVLLNLHQEQRRKYFYFDVAVGGYYPNYIKKYWERKNIKLDITTEELEIIKNNTSDFSGFSYYMSGVYSVDEQELVEGNLIKFGKNPYLDSNQWGWQIDPVGLRVMMNQIYDRYQKPVFIAENGLGFVEEMKNSSEIIQDDYRIEYLKKHLQQLLLAINEDGVECLGYTLWTPIDVISHGTSEMTKRYGLIYVDQDDFGNGTRKRYKKKSFAWFKNVIETLGETLWDED, encoded by the coding sequence ATGAAAAAATATAAATTTACAAAAGAATTTTTGCTTGGTGGAGCAGTTGCTGCCCACCAATTTGAAGGTGGTTGAGATCAAGATGGAAAAGGTCTCTCAATTGCTGATCTAAGAAGATACAACCCAAATTTAAATCGTAAAGATATAAACACTGAAAGAGCAATGACAAAAGCAAAACTAGCAGAGGCCCTAAATCCACCAAAGGATTTAGTGTTTCCAAAAAGACATGGCATTGATTTTTATAACAATTGAAAACAAGATATTAACATGTTTGGAGAAATGAAAATGAAAATTTTTAGAACATCAATTTCTTGACCAAGAATTTTCCCCAATGGAGATGAAACTAAACCAAATGAAGCTGGATTGGAATTTTATGATAAAGTTTTTAAAGAATGTAAAGAGCAAGGCATTGAACCATTGGTTACCCTTTCACATTATGAAACTCCATATCATTTAGTAGAAAAATATGGGGGCTGAAAAAGTAAAGAGTTAATTAATTTTTTCACAAACTTTGCAGAAGTTGTCTTTAAAAGATACAAAAACTTAGTTAAATACTGAATGCCATTTAATGAAATCAATGCAGCCATCTACTCAGTTTGAGCAGGAGCTGGTCTGAAAGATGATGAAGAAAACATTGAAACAAAATCCTATCAAGCAATGCACAATTTGTTTGTGGCAAATGCACTAGCAAATAAAATTGGTAAATCAATTAATCAGGATTTTAAGATTGGGTGTATGATCGCAGGAATGATGACTTATCCATTTGACTGCAAGCCAGAAAATGTTTTATTAAATTTGCATCAAGAACAGAGAAGAAAGTACTTTTATTTTGATGTGGCAGTTGGTGGCTATTATCCAAATTACATTAAAAAATATTGAGAAAGAAAAAATATTAAGTTAGATATTACAACTGAAGAACTTGAAATTATAAAAAATAATACCTCTGATTTTTCAGGCTTTAGTTATTATATGTCTGGAGTGTACTCAGTTGATGAGCAAGAGTTGGTTGAAGGTAACTTGATCAAATTTGGTAAAAACCCTTATCTAGATTCAAATCAATGAGGCTGACAAATTGACCCAGTTGGTTTGAGAGTAATGATGAACCAAATTTATGATAGATATCAAAAACCAGTCTTTATTGCTGAAAATGGATTAGGCTTTGTTGAAGAAATGAAAAACTCAAGTGAAATAATCCAAGATGATTATCGAATTGAATATTTAAAAAAACACCTTCAACAGCTTCTACTTGCCATAAATGAGGATGGGGTTGAATGTTTGGGGTACACACTTTGGACACCCATTGATGTAATTTCTCATGGTACAAGTGAAATGACAAAAAGATATGGTTTGATTTATGTAGATCAAGATGACTTTGGAAATGGAACAAGAAAAAGATATAAGAAAAAATCATTTGCTTGGTTTAAAAATGTTATTGAGACACTTGGTGAAACTTTGTGAGATGAAGATTAA
- a CDS encoding glucose PTS transporter subunit IIA: MSKKINVYAPCDGYVDKIQNIEDQTFADGLLGDGFFIKPESNKFYSPVKGKLTQIFNTKHAFYISSEGINILMHIGIDTVKLAGKPFQVVATEGSHVDQNGVLVEVDLTNISNQKIKTETPVVFQSQPGLKITWIKTGKVKQGDLICEVNFEVEDKTSNKTVMPVNFTGKYETVAMEINNFVGGKANYKKFYNCMTRLRIIIKDKNAVAIDKIKKISIVKGINWNGEELQIIIGGEVYKVREALEKYLDDLNNQQLNIRVNKSTTFSAKILAALGGIVTPILPILMGAGLLKALVSVLQISGAIQTIPSGTLAANLGAYDLFSVIMYLISDVGLLMIGFFFGYSTVRYLGGSTYVGGLVALTLVAPALFSGQFAFIYFTVLNVKVGIRGYTSSVVPQVGAAFIYFYFDKWVQKWMPKSVDIIFRPALSVLFTTLIVFMIVGPILGFFEAMVGNGVKYLETAPLGIGTAVYSGLRQMLVLTGLHTTVTSLIGAAGWYSGQSFNLMMAVSLAVFGQIGSGVGVVVRTKNSNIRAAAYGALPAAVFGITEPIIYGVNLPKVRPFFFGCLGAACAGLVAGIIGVNAYSGAGQGVLFFTGMFPTDDSTLTSAMLVKNVLGYVASMLVAILVPLGLVILFYKERVAELKGTKKLNNLVYKVLVKKFNFSKNQDLETLTLDLNKLTDCVSGENSKKIKKLDTLFNKKVKIQILITKVQSNEDKIKEKFATFANKNYVKGRQANVVKYNNLYHQVDFKKKYLQLNAELNNINQEMKELENWFNALQANYLKDVESILEKLNDRTNSKIFKPLVNNYFNVINSFPISYQMVEALPIEFKLNKK; encoded by the coding sequence ATGAGCAAAAAAATTAATGTTTATGCACCATGTGATGGTTATGTTGATAAAATTCAAAATATTGAAGATCAAACATTTGCAGATGGTTTACTGGGTGATGGTTTTTTTATAAAACCTGAGTCTAATAAGTTTTACTCACCAGTTAAGGGTAAATTAACCCAAATATTTAATACAAAACATGCATTTTACATAAGTTCTGAAGGAATAAACATATTAATGCATATTGGTATTGATACAGTTAAACTGGCTGGGAAGCCTTTTCAAGTTGTTGCAACTGAAGGAAGTCATGTTGACCAAAACGGTGTTTTAGTTGAAGTTGATTTAACAAACATTTCAAATCAAAAAATAAAAACTGAAACTCCAGTTGTGTTTCAAAGTCAACCTGGTTTAAAAATAACTTGGATTAAAACTGGAAAAGTTAAACAAGGTGATTTAATCTGTGAAGTGAATTTTGAAGTTGAAGACAAAACTTCTAATAAAACAGTCATGCCAGTAAATTTCACAGGTAAATATGAAACAGTTGCTATGGAAATTAACAATTTTGTTGGTGGAAAAGCAAATTATAAAAAATTTTATAACTGTATGACAAGATTGAGAATAATAATCAAAGATAAAAATGCAGTTGCTATTGATAAAATTAAAAAAATTTCAATTGTCAAAGGGATAAATTGAAATGGTGAGGAACTACAAATCATTATTGGAGGAGAAGTTTACAAAGTTAGAGAAGCACTTGAAAAATACTTAGATGATCTTAACAATCAACAATTAAATATCAGGGTCAATAAAAGTACAACATTTTCAGCTAAAATATTGGCTGCTTTGGGAGGAATAGTTACTCCAATTTTACCAATCTTGATGGGTGCAGGATTACTAAAAGCACTTGTTTCTGTGTTGCAAATATCTGGAGCAATCCAAACCATCCCCTCAGGAACACTAGCAGCAAATCTTGGAGCTTATGATCTCTTTTCTGTCATTATGTATTTAATTTCAGATGTTGGATTACTAATGATTGGGTTCTTTTTTGGCTACTCAACAGTTAGATACTTGGGGGGTAGTACCTATGTTGGTGGGTTAGTTGCTTTAACTTTAGTAGCACCAGCTTTATTTAGTGGTCAATTTGCCTTTATCTACTTTACAGTTTTAAATGTAAAAGTTGGAATTAGAGGTTATACTTCATCAGTGGTGCCTCAAGTTGGTGCAGCTTTTATCTACTTTTACTTTGATAAATGAGTCCAAAAGTGAATGCCTAAAAGTGTTGACATTATCTTTCGTCCAGCACTTTCAGTTCTCTTTACAACTTTAATTGTTTTCATGATTGTGGGACCAATTTTAGGTTTCTTTGAAGCTATGGTTGGAAATGGGGTTAAATACCTAGAAACTGCACCTTTAGGAATTGGCACTGCAGTTTATTCAGGGTTAAGACAAATGTTAGTTTTAACTGGCTTACATACAACAGTCACTTCACTAATAGGAGCTGCTGGTTGATATAGTGGACAAAGTTTTAATTTAATGATGGCTGTATCATTAGCTGTTTTTGGTCAAATTGGATCTGGAGTTGGGGTTGTTGTTAGAACAAAAAACTCAAATATTAGAGCTGCAGCATATGGAGCATTACCAGCAGCTGTCTTTGGAATCACTGAACCAATTATTTATGGGGTTAATCTTCCAAAAGTAAGACCATTTTTCTTTGGATGTCTTGGTGCTGCTTGTGCTGGATTAGTTGCTGGAATTATTGGAGTTAATGCTTATTCAGGAGCAGGTCAAGGGGTTTTATTTTTTACTGGAATGTTTCCAACTGATGACTCAACTTTAACGTCAGCAATGTTAGTAAAAAATGTTTTAGGATATGTTGCTTCAATGTTGGTGGCCATCTTAGTACCATTGGGATTAGTGATTCTTTTTTATAAAGAAAGAGTTGCTGAACTAAAAGGAACAAAAAAACTAAATAACTTAGTTTACAAAGTTTTAGTAAAAAAATTTAATTTTTCAAAAAATCAAGATCTTGAAACTCTAACTTTAGATTTAAATAAATTGACTGACTGCGTTAGTGGTGAAAATAGCAAAAAAATTAAAAAGCTAGACACCTTGTTTAATAAAAAAGTAAAAATTCAGATTTTGATTACAAAAGTTCAAAGCAATGAAGATAAAATCAAAGAGAAGTTTGCAACATTTGCTAATAAAAACTATGTTAAAGGTCGACAAGCAAATGTTGTTAAATATAACAACCTTTATCACCAAGTTGATTTTAAAAAAAAATACTTACAATTGAATGCTGAGTTAAATAACATAAATCAAGAAATGAAAGAATTAGAAAATTGATTTAATGCTTTACAAGCAAATTATTTAAAGGATGTTGAAAGTATTCTTGAAAAACTAAATGATAGAACTAACTCAAAGATTTTCAAACCTTTAGTTAATAATTATTTTAATGTCATAAATTCATTCCCAATTAGTTATCAAATGGTTGAAGCATTACCAATTGAATTTAAATTAAATAAAAAGTAG
- the rpsO gene encoding 30S ribosomal protein S15, whose protein sequence is MVSKTQKEQIIKDFGANPQDTGNAEVQVALLTADIANLTEHLSVHKKDITSRRSLLKKVAQRRHLLNFILKKDVQRYKTIIEKLGIRK, encoded by the coding sequence ATGGTTTCAAAAACACAAAAAGAACAAATTATTAAAGATTTTGGGGCAAATCCTCAAGATACTGGTAATGCTGAGGTTCAAGTAGCCTTACTAACAGCAGATATTGCAAATTTAACTGAGCATTTAAGTGTTCACAAAAAAGATATCACTTCAAGAAGAAGTTTGTTAAAAAAAGTAGCTCAAAGAAGACACTTATTGAACTTTATTTTGAAAAAAGATGTTCAAAGATACAAAACTATTATTGAAAAACTAGGAATTAGAAAATAA
- a CDS encoding ATP-binding cassette domain-containing protein, with protein sequence MNKNVDLPKKVRNLKRNYTIMDAPSKIIVFDKFIKKFRSNAIGPLSFSIKKGQVTAILGSSGSGKTVILNSLMGIVRTFKGHIYINGVDRSSRNYYIPNSDFGYYTQIDFNLYNISAYNFLYDICLTMGIAKENIKEKVDYWLKFFDLYENKDKLLKNYSWGMKNRINFIICFINDPKIIVLDEPGANLDSIWREKVKNLLVKCKNQGKTIILTVHNIDEVNDIIDSYIIVESGLLLFSGTQEELDLYDKYKIFLHEDFDFEKFKTYAKEKNIKIFKYNPVAKNIVLAIPNLLAINWVFLFFIREGVPIKNIVKQTINMESIHKALNHRVVQVLDENDQPIPATILEGKLILANGTEYTPKRPKLHKLKKLKNEEPPKKPKNPTNLDKK encoded by the coding sequence ATGAACAAAAATGTTGATTTACCAAAAAAGGTAAGAAATCTTAAAAGAAACTATACTATTATGGATGCCCCTAGTAAAATAATTGTTTTTGATAAATTCATCAAAAAATTTAGAAGTAATGCCATTGGTCCTTTGTCATTTTCAATTAAAAAGGGACAAGTAACTGCAATATTAGGTTCAAGTGGAAGTGGAAAAACAGTTATCTTAAATTCCCTAATGGGAATTGTGCGAACTTTTAAAGGTCATATTTACATTAATGGAGTTGATCGTAGTTCTCGAAATTATTACATTCCTAATAGTGATTTTGGTTATTATACTCAAATTGATTTTAACTTATACAATATTTCTGCTTATAATTTTTTATATGATATTTGTTTAACTATGGGTATTGCTAAAGAAAATATTAAAGAAAAAGTAGATTACTGATTAAAGTTTTTTGATCTTTATGAAAATAAAGATAAACTTTTAAAAAATTATTCTTGAGGAATGAAAAACCGAATTAACTTTATAATTTGTTTCATTAATGATCCAAAAATTATTGTTTTAGATGAACCTGGAGCTAACTTAGACTCAATATGAAGAGAAAAAGTAAAAAACTTATTAGTTAAATGTAAAAATCAAGGTAAAACAATAATTTTAACAGTGCATAACATTGATGAAGTAAATGACATTATTGACAGTTACATTATTGTTGAAAGCGGTTTATTATTGTTTTCTGGTACACAAGAAGAACTTGATTTATATGATAAATACAAGATTTTTTTACATGAAGACTTTGACTTTGAAAAATTCAAAACTTATGCTAAAGAAAAAAACATTAAAATCTTTAAGTATAATCCAGTTGCAAAAAATATTGTTTTAGCAATTCCTAATTTATTAGCAATAAATTGAGTTTTCTTATTTTTCATTAGAGAAGGAGTGCCAATTAAAAACATTGTTAAACAAACAATTAATATGGAATCAATTCACAAAGCCTTGAACCATAGAGTTGTTCAAGTTCTTGATGAAAATGATCAACCAATTCCAGCAACAATTTTAGAGGGTAAACTAATTCTTGCAAATGGCACAGAATATACCCCAAAAAGACCTAAATTACATAAGTTAAAAAAACTAAAAAATGAAGAACCACCAAAAAAACCAAAAAATCCAACTAACTTGGATAAAAAATAG
- a CDS encoding lipoprotein, producing MKKLLGILGSTGLLAVSSATVVACGPKNNTVAADDVDMGTITAKLHEAINDIVLNQISKTSTSFSGDGSTGAKGDNFFNIDHLEDIIRTETLDTSLRTTMLDSFKNLLGFGTIVQTAEEQIRNSSDFTLVTSSLQGNIITGASIIADQVKTDEDIAIDENSPYLIARSNHKLEGSQIYRGNFKFNVKIDYNYYNPNTTHAESASQNYQFVYTIINDEQFLAGVQAALTNFQHDSIMDKDFASKILNVTADQIAERPTAFKELVNADYVGNVSFEFLRNWFRHANYAGAPATITNFWRDKYGLNLAEQDVEVDTAEISLKHSWRVFMRDEENIAISDPNDLSNTNTEAGLAANAVWGTDHSDPTTSYTSLRDYVDEIWDKNVTLYQNSLRTFVNKEGIADGFLDDQNSILAGLASINNLKLRDIEEEEGKKGFASDLPTITLYLSYKPTLKDMSNPTLKGDSYKEAFMKNMAWSLKGFQDLYKIDPSKRSSALLGGFNDNALLNSLPESVTNADQLHTLMNTFNMQANQEQVAAVSTFGRDYVLKYFYGLPTNLVQHYFGFDGTTEITFAKDDQGLRFAGSGAVENNNFTYRLNIGYFAFRITGKLDPAKVSTSSYILSV from the coding sequence ATGAAAAAATTATTAGGAATTTTAGGTTCAACAGGGCTATTGGCAGTTTCAAGTGCAACAGTTGTAGCTTGTGGACCAAAAAACAATACAGTAGCAGCAGATGATGTTGATATGGGAACCATCACAGCAAAGCTGCATGAAGCAATTAATGATATTGTTTTAAACCAAATTTCAAAAACTAGTACAAGTTTTAGTGGAGATGGTAGCACTGGTGCTAAAGGCGATAACTTTTTTAACATTGATCATTTAGAAGACATTATTAGAACAGAAACTTTAGACACATCACTTAGAACCACAATGTTAGATTCATTTAAAAATCTTTTAGGTTTTGGTACTATTGTTCAAACTGCAGAAGAACAAATCAGAAATAGTTCTGACTTTACTTTGGTTACATCAAGTTTACAAGGAAATATAATAACTGGTGCTTCAATAATTGCTGACCAAGTAAAAACAGATGAGGATATTGCAATTGATGAAAACTCACCATACTTAATAGCCAGAAGTAATCATAAACTTGAGGGGTCTCAAATTTATAGAGGTAATTTTAAGTTTAATGTAAAAATTGATTACAATTACTATAATCCAAATACCACCCATGCAGAAAGCGCCTCACAAAATTATCAATTTGTTTATACAATTATTAATGATGAACAATTTTTAGCAGGGGTTCAAGCAGCCTTGACTAATTTTCAACATGACTCAATTATGGACAAAGATTTTGCAAGTAAAATACTAAATGTAACTGCAGATCAGATTGCAGAAAGACCAACTGCATTTAAAGAGCTGGTTAATGCAGATTATGTTGGTAATGTAAGTTTTGAATTTTTAAGAAACTGATTTAGACATGCAAACTATGCAGGTGCACCAGCAACCATTACAAATTTTTGAAGAGATAAGTATGGGTTAAACTTAGCAGAACAAGATGTGGAAGTAGACACTGCTGAAATTAGTTTAAAACATAGTTGAAGAGTATTTATGAGAGATGAAGAAAATATTGCAATTTCTGATCCTAATGATTTAAGCAACACAAATACTGAAGCAGGATTAGCAGCTAATGCTGTTTGAGGAACTGATCATTCTGACCCAACTACTTCATACACAAGTTTAAGAGATTATGTTGATGAGATTTGAGATAAAAATGTCACATTATACCAAAATAGTCTTAGAACTTTTGTTAACAAAGAAGGAATTGCTGATGGATTTTTAGATGACCAAAATTCAATCTTAGCAGGATTAGCATCTATTAATAATCTTAAACTAAGAGATATTGAAGAAGAAGAAGGTAAAAAAGGATTTGCCAGTGACTTACCTACAATTACATTGTACTTAAGTTATAAACCAACCCTAAAAGATATGAGTAACCCAACTTTAAAAGGTGATTCTTATAAAGAAGCCTTTATGAAAAATATGGCATGAAGCTTAAAAGGATTCCAAGATTTATACAAAATTGATCCAAGTAAAAGAAGTTCTGCACTACTTGGTGGGTTTAATGACAATGCTTTATTAAATAGTCTACCTGAATCAGTGACAAATGCTGACCAATTGCATACTTTAATGAACACATTCAACATGCAAGCAAACCAAGAGCAAGTTGCTGCAGTGTCAACATTTGGTAGAGATTATGTATTAAAATATTTCTATGGATTACCAACAAATTTAGTTCAACATTACTTTGGATTTGATGGTACAACTGAAATCACTTTTGCAAAAGATGATCAAGGATTAAGATTTGCAGGATCAGGTGCTGTAGAGAACAACAACTTCACTTATAGATTAAATATTGGATATTTTGCATTTAGAATAACTGGAAAACTAGATCCAGCTAAAGTTTCAACATCATCATATATATTAAGTGTTTAA
- a CDS encoding ABC transporter permease: MMAIFKVELIKFFKNPWSVFFGVFFPIMWVVIDGVVWGEYTVDLGNTKVSTMNFVFPGLLMLVIATLTLTTVSITICSDRLEKRLKQLALSKITIFKYLLGLFLFNYLIYFADFLIMFIIALAAFDLQISVATTFVVLLVPIILFLIHFAMAIIIASNSKTIKSNLLVTLIIFYILIFLSGATLPTYLFPEWWKWIQIFLPSGSGVLLLTRLFNGIGTAEIWYTYLILGLYTALFSFLAFKTFKWC, encoded by the coding sequence ATGATGGCAATATTTAAAGTTGAGTTAATTAAGTTTTTTAAAAATCCTTGATCTGTTTTCTTTGGGGTTTTTTTTCCAATTATGTGAGTAGTAATTGATGGGGTAGTTTGAGGTGAATATACAGTTGACCTTGGTAACACCAAAGTTAGTACAATGAACTTTGTTTTTCCTGGTTTATTAATGCTAGTGATTGCTACTTTAACTCTAACAACTGTTTCAATAACTATTTGTTCAGATCGCTTAGAAAAGCGTTTAAAACAGTTAGCTTTATCAAAAATTACAATCTTTAAGTATCTTTTAGGTCTATTTTTGTTTAACTATTTAATTTATTTTGCAGATTTTTTAATTATGTTTATTATTGCTCTTGCAGCTTTTGATTTACAAATATCAGTTGCCACAACTTTTGTGGTGTTACTTGTCCCAATAATTTTATTTTTAATTCATTTTGCTATGGCAATTATAATTGCTAGTAATTCAAAAACTATTAAATCAAACTTACTAGTGACATTAATAATTTTTTATATCTTGATCTTTCTTTCAGGAGCAACTCTACCAACTTACTTGTTTCCTGAATGGTGAAAATGGATCCAAATCTTCTTACCAAGTGGAAGTGGGGTTTTATTACTGACTAGGTTGTTTAATGGGATTGGTACAGCTGAAATCTGGTACACTTACTTAATTTTAGGTTTATACACTGCATTATTTTCATTTTTAGCTTTTAAAACTTTTAAATGATGTTAA
- a CDS encoding ATP-binding cassette domain-containing protein: MIRVTNITKKYGKKVVLDNINLTIQENERIAIMGLNGSGKTTLSEIILKIFKPTSGTIEYQKQDLVRNATFQDGSFDNELNLTQLIDFYAAAFQVKVNKVELLTQYELLEFAKQKYSKLSGGQRQKFRFLITLMNQPNLLLLDELTTSLDYIWREKIVKLVKNFLDTNPCTLLIVSHNKDEIAGLCNRAIVLSEGKIIKDFSLPEDKTKALAVIDKEIFNYDGNI; this comes from the coding sequence ATGATAAGAGTTACAAACATTACTAAAAAATATGGGAAAAAAGTAGTTTTAGATAATATAAATCTCACAATCCAAGAAAATGAAAGAATTGCTATTATGGGTCTAAATGGAAGTGGTAAAACAACTTTGTCTGAAATTATTTTAAAAATCTTTAAACCAACTTCAGGTACAATTGAATACCAAAAACAAGATTTAGTTAGAAATGCCACTTTTCAAGATGGTTCTTTTGATAATGAATTAAATTTAACTCAACTCATTGATTTTTATGCTGCAGCCTTTCAGGTTAAAGTGAACAAAGTTGAACTTTTAACACAGTATGAGTTACTAGAATTTGCAAAACAAAAGTATTCTAAGTTATCAGGGGGTCAAAGACAAAAATTTAGATTTTTAATAACTTTGATGAATCAACCCAATTTACTATTATTAGATGAATTAACAACATCACTAGATTACATTTGAAGAGAAAAAATTGTTAAACTAGTCAAGAATTTTTTAGACACAAATCCATGTACTTTATTAATAGTTTCACATAATAAAGACGAGATAGCTGGTTTATGTAATAGAGCAATAGTTTTAAGTGAGGGTAAAATTATTAAAGATTTTAGTTTACCTGAAGATAAAACCAAAGCATTAGCAGTAATTGATAAGGAGATATTTAATTATGATGGCAATATTTAA
- the nrdG gene encoding anaerobic ribonucleoside-triphosphate reductase activating protein, whose translation MKILKIYKETISDGPGWRYSIYVAGCLHACRGCHNIRSWSFNYGREFDEAYEAEILNDLKNNRILTGVTFSGGDPMFSAEEVLALIFKIKAETGLNIWVYTGFTIDELIDQRNDGEQEAARFEMLKHIDILVDGRWVRELYDPSLQYRGSSNQRLIDTKKWLQKLNLL comes from the coding sequence ATGAAAATACTTAAAATCTATAAAGAAACAATCAGTGATGGACCTGGATGAAGATATTCAATTTATGTTGCTGGTTGCTTACATGCTTGTCGGGGATGTCACAACATCCGCAGTTGAAGCTTTAATTATGGTCGTGAATTTGATGAGGCTTATGAAGCTGAAATTCTTAATGATCTAAAAAACAATCGTATTTTAACTGGTGTTACCTTTTCAGGTGGTGATCCTATGTTCAGTGCTGAAGAAGTATTAGCTTTGATTTTTAAAATCAAAGCAGAAACCGGTTTAAACATTTGAGTTTATACAGGTTTTACTATTGATGAACTAATTGACCAACGCAATGATGGCGAGCAAGAAGCTGCCCGATTTGAAATGCTAAAACACATTGATATCTTAGTGGATGGTCGTTGAGTTCGTGAACTTTATGATCCATCTTTACAATATCGAGGAAGTAGTAATCAGAGGTTAATTGACACCAAAAAATGATTACAAAAGTTAAATTTATTGTAA